In the Glycine max cultivar Williams 82 chromosome 6, Glycine_max_v4.0, whole genome shotgun sequence genome, TATACAAACTGCACCATAATATGCCGTAAAAATGGGGGAAAATAGAAACCCTTACGGATGGAAGTACTGACCTTCGTTGTCACCGAGTTTGCTAGTGTTCAATGATGCTGAGCgcagtttcttcttctactaaaGCAGAGTGTGTTTCCTTTTGAGAATAACGTTCGAGAAGAATAATCAAAGGCGTAACCAGGTAGTAATTTGTAGCGCTCAGAGCACTGTAATAGTGTATGGTTGGAACTGTGTGATGATAATCAGATGGCTCACGGTTTGAGTGAGTTTTTTTAATCTGATTTATCGATATTGAAACTTGGGCCTTTTAATCTTGATCGAACGCTCCGATTTAAGTGATTGCTGAGTGCCTGATCTTGTGACTGCATAGAAACGAAGCCGAATCCATTTGGTTGGGACAAATTCACTTTTTTGTTGTGAcaaaaacaaacagaaaaacaaaatgtGACAAATAAAgcggttaaattttatttttttgtatttgttcattttaattataataatatcacttttttttcttttccctctttgcaaattaaaaagagtctctttcatttattttctttgcaaAGTAAGCAAATGGCCCATTTCCTTCACACTTTTTTTAGTGCTCATTTCCTTCAAACATATAATGTACTTAAGCGGCTTAACCTCTCACATTGCAATTGCTAAATGCACCTCCATTGTTTACTAAATGTGCTTCACTTGGGTATTTTTTGACATTTATATCTCTAAATTACCCACTGTTTAGAATGTAAAGTGAAAGAAGAAATCAGGGTGTTTGGATTGCAAGATATGAAGAAGGTAGACGGAGGTGGTAAAAAATGAAGGGTTGGAGTTGACAGTGAGTGGATTGTGATAGCAATCTCAACAACTCCATCATTTGTGATAACGCAAAGTGTAGGAAATCGATCTCTTATTCAATTACGCACACGTCGACAACAAAAAGGAACAGGTGGGCACGGTGGCGTTGTTGACAATGGAGTGATACTCAACAGATGTACTGCAGGGAGGGATTTGTCAGAGATGCAGGTGAAGAGGCAAATCCAGATCTTGGAGGGTCGACGATGCAGACAAGGTTGAGGGCGAAGTAACACGTGCGACAACAAGGGGCATGTAGGGGAGCATTGGCATCAACCTCATCCCCTTGTCAGAATATAGAacctaaaaaatacaaatttcttacaaaaacatggacccaataaaacattaaattaatattgagTAGCAGAAATAATTAGCAGTTTAGCACGTTTAGAATTTATATTCTGGGCTAGAAGCTATTCACAATAGCTAGAAGCATCACTAATCCCCATTTTAGTAGGGAATTTTAATGGTCACTTTGGATGCATCAGAAGGAAGAACAGGACCTGCCTTGAGTGAACTTCTTACTGACTCCCATGCTCGGGAAGTTTGAAGAGCCATCTCGGCATGGAGTTGTATACATGTCATANNNNNNNNNNNNNNNNNNNNNNNNNNNNNNNNNNNNNNNNNNNNNNNNNNNNNNNNNNNNNNNNNNNNNNNNNNNNNNNNNNNNNNNNNNNNNNNNNNNNAAAGCTCTACAACAGAATAAAAAAGGCCAATAGTAAAAATTTCTAGGATAATAACAAGCTATCTGGGTTAATATTTTAAAGGCATATACATTGTCAtgaatcattaaaataaatatgaaaatagaagtgcaCAATGAGACCAAGTGATGTACCATGACATACGTTTAAGTAACTGTAACTATATTTGTAACCTTATCACCATTAAATAACTCTAGACCAATGTATAGAAATCTAAACCTTTTTGTAAAGCAGAGATATTTGAAAAGGTTGTAAGAAAAGGGAGACAAAACAAGGATTCTAAACCTCTTTGAAGCTTCAAATTTCTTTTGCTTACCGTATAGCATTCTTTATCTGTGTCTGACTCGGCTATGTCAAGTGCCCATGTGCGAATCCATTCAAGGCCAGTCGAAATTTCAGCATTTCCTTCGAGTAAGGTGGATGAAATGTAAGTAGGATGAAGGGCAACCAATACACATGCAGCTGCAAAAAGCACGGCTCTTCTCACATATGCTTCCTGGTGATGGCATACCTCCCTGCATGAGTTAAAAAGCAAAGTGACAAGTTTTCCTGTATTAGCAGTTAGCACACTAGCAAAAACAACAAAGCACCAACAGGaaatataaacatatacaaCCAATAGGACACCAAATTATCAATTCCATTAGCACACACACTTTGAGGGGGTGATTAAGATTTTAGATTATGTCAATCCTCATAGGGTTTGCAATTAAATAGACAACTAATGTCTTATAACTAGTACCTGGATCTTAACATATTTAGGAGGGAAGGAGCCAGCATAGAAGCTTCTGGATGCATGGCTACAGATTTCATACAGACCCCAAGCATATAAATGAGTTTCCCCAAGACAATAAAATCTCTTCCAAGCAAGTCAACACCTTgcctttttttatcatatccCTCCATGGCAGGAAGCATGAATGCAGCAGCATACATGGGTAACTTATTATGAGAATACTCCATCTGGTTTTGTTGTGTGGGAGATTGTAGGCTCCACCGGCGTGTTTTCCCTTTCTTGACCTGATTAGGTTTTGGGGGAAGTTCCCTCTCATAGCTATTTGACCAATTCCTAAAAGAGCCAGTACCTGAGATCTCTTTCCAGGAACCAGCTCCAGGAGTTCCTGTGCTGCTAGGTAGGAACCAAGGTCGGGTATCTGAAACAACTGAAATAAGGGAACTAATCTGATGTTTGGGTTTCATAATTTTTGATTCCGCAAGCTCCTGAGCTGCTTCTGTCATGACATCTAGTATCATAATGCGCTGACTGATATCTACATTAGGTGAATACAAAAGGTTGTTTAGTGACTCAAGTGATTCAAATGGGCAGGTAACTACTAAGGCAACTAATGATCTTTGTCTTTTGTCTTCAGTTGATTCTTCTGCACCTTCTAAAGCTATATCAGAGCACCGAACCTGAACAAGAGTTCTGGTCATATCCCTTGCTGCATGTTTTAGTTCATCGGGGGATGCTCTTATGAGCTTTTCAGCTACATCAATAGCCCTTTCCACCTGCAGAAATTTCAGCAAAATAGCAGGATAGCTCAGTCTAAAGTCTAAACCAATAATATAATACTTGGTAATTGCAGTAATTGTTGAAACACTTAATTCAtaaccaattaatttttttctcaaaaaacatTAAGCATAGACATGGCAGTTGATCAAAACAAAACTAAAGTGTTTTGAGAGAAAATTACAAACCCCATCGGCATCATTGGATTTTCTAAGAGCTGCAACTACATCAGCCAACTgtgaaatttttcttttcaaatctgAGTCATCATCTGACAAATCATATGGCCGTAAAgatgaatcacttgaagaatatGAATTCTCACTAGCACCATCGTCAGCATCCTCATCGCTATCGTCTGATTCAAGATTCAGTGATGCTGGATCAATAATCTCATCTGGATCAAGCGCATTAAAGTCCAATAACTTCTTTTTACCCTTTAAACAAATACTTTTCTCTTTATTGGAAGGGGAATCAGAGTCCTTCTCCGGACATGACACAGTAGATATTTTTGTCCCCTCAACACCTTTTCCTCCACAATTTGAGGCAGCCAGATTCCCTTTCTTGGGGATAGTGAATCCAAATTCCCAATCAATTGTCTCCCCACTGCAGCTATCATCAAGGTACAGAGGATTCTTTGGATCAATAATTTTAGACAATGCCAAAGCAACACAGCTAGCCATTTTTCGAACTAAATGATTAGGACTCTCCAGCCTACCTGAAACAATTACACAGAATTGAAAGTCAACAACTCATTCTGCAAGTAGGAAcgacaacccatttttaatcaGATTTACAAGACTAATGAGTGGGTGTTAGAGTATATGCACATAAACAGTAGCTTCTGAGCTGAGTTTATTTTCATCCAGCTGTC is a window encoding:
- the LOC100806705 gene encoding telomere length regulation protein TEL2 homolog is translated as MEEGLEKRELEGEVVTKVVEVVSAIKNAKHVDQVIRALHSLVTLLFPFDSSLLSDSIDQSYRDQVEVPSAEKRHAWWRAFYRGAAFPTLARFLLLDVASNWLGCFPFMAQKYIYDVFFVRGLVTEVLQILVPFLQLSASDGLDVNAVLSNSERLLVLCLLENNGVLQLAREFGGSSKLERVTDVQIKMDVSRVAQVVASIPDKARMNSTTSLSSHVFFKQIVVQLLSLAEEREMILLDNVDMDEMDKNGALLFVGEMFSRICRRGSADLLTSELIPEVLRLVNSLLSSNNDSVTKELFESKPEMVFWLKIMESFSDPYTMERISELVLHKLAAQEANDVQAYWVLWLLFHRIFKLQASVRSMFVDKFLLWKVFPISCLKWILQFAVHECPPGTSLLGHNRPELLNTVQHLLAVWSKKEFVQTAPIEQQAYISAALGLSLETMYKEELDGMKNAMHFILQGVSCRLESPNHLVRKMASCVALALSKIIDPKNPLYLDDSCSGETIDWEFGFTIPKKGNLAASNCGGKGVEGTKISTVSCPEKDSDSPSNKEKSICLKGKKKLLDFNALDPDEIIDPASLNLESDDSDEDADDGASENSYSSSDSSLRPYDLSDDDSDLKRKISQLADVVAALRKSNDADGVERAIDVAEKLIRASPDELKHAARDMTRTLVQVRCSDIALEGAEESTEDKRQRSLVALVVTCPFESLESLNNLLYSPNVDISQRIMILDVMTEAAQELAESKIMKPKHQISSLISVVSDTRPWFLPSSTGTPGAGSWKEISGTGSFRNWSNSYERELPPKPNQVKKGKTRRWSLQSPTQQNQMEYSHNKLPMYAAAFMLPAMEGYDKKRQGVDLLGRDFIVLGKLIYMLGVCMKSVAMHPEASMLAPSLLNMLRSREVCHHQEAYVRRAVLFAAACVLVALHPTYISSTLLEGNAEISTGLEWIRTWALDIAESDTDKECYTVSMTCIQLHAEMALQTSRAWESVRSSLKAGPVLPSDASKVTIKIPY